From the Achromobacter xylosoxidans A8 genome, the window GGCCCGCCAGCGCGAGCAGATCGTCAAGTTCGCGGGTCACGCAAGAGCCTGCGCGGCGTCGGCGGTCCGATCCAGCCAGTGCGGCCGGTAAGGCGCTACGGGATTGGGCAGCCTGGGCGCCATCTGGAAACTGCCGATGGGATCGGCCAGATTGACCATCTGCAGGTTGTTGGCGAGTTGCAGACGGTTCAGGCACGAGTGGATCATGTCCGGCGCGTACAGGTCGTAGCGCCGGTATTTTTCCAGCCGTTGCGGATGCGCCTGCTGGTACGCGGCGATGCGGCCTGCGACCAGTTCCCAGAAATCGTCCTCCTGCATGAGGCCGGTGTCCGCCAGGATCTGGGAAAGATGGCGGAAGTAGCCCTCGAACACGTCCACGAAGATCGTCAGCAGCTTGTATTCCTCGGGCACGTCCGCCGCCAGCCGGCGCGCGTTCTCGGGCAGCTCGGCTTCGGGGTCGAGAATGGAGGATTCCTCGGCAATGTCCTTCATGAAGGCGCGCACGGGCACATGGTCCCGGATCACCAGGATGACGTTCTCGCCATGCGGCATGAACACCAGGTCGTGGGCGTAGAAGCAATGCACCAGCGGCGTCAGGTAGGCGTCCACATAGCGTTCCAGCCATGTCCCGGCGCTCAGCCCCGAGGCGCGGATCAGCGCGGGCAGCAGGGCCTGGCCTTGCGGGTCCACGTGCAGCAGCGCGGCCATGGTCATCAGCCGTTCGTCGGGACCGATCAGCGCCTGCGGATTCTCGCGCCATAGCGCGGAGAACATCTTCTTGTAGGGCGTGTCGGCGGCAATCGCCGCTTCGTAGTAGTAGTTGCGAAAGCCCAGGCTGGCAGCCTCGCGCAGGATGGTGAAGCCGTTGGCGCTCAGCCAGGGGTCGGACGCGATCAGGCCGTGGATGTATTCGTTGATGGCGGGCGTGCCCGACATGTAGTAGGGCGAAAGCCCCCGCATGAAACCCATGTTCAGGATGGACAGCGAGGTCTTCACGTAGTGCTTGCCCGGCCGGCTGATGTTGAAGAAGGTGCGTATCGATTGCTGCGCCAGGTAGTCGTCTGCGCCGTAGCCCAGGCATACGATCTTGCGTTGGGCCACATAGGGCGCGAATGCCAATGACAGCTTGTTGAACCACTGCCACGGGTGTGCCGGCATCAGGTAGTAGTCGGCGGGGTCCAGACCCTGGTCACGCAAGGTGGCCCTGTGGCGCGCCACGGTGTCCTCGCCCAGTTCGCCGCGCAACAAGCTGGCGTAGTCCATCGTGGACAAGCAGGCGAAATGCGCGTTGTCTTTGTGCACCGCCAGCCACATTACGCGGATGGGAGACGCGGCCTCTGGCGCATAGAGATGGTAGTCCTCGGCGTCGAAGCCCAGGCGGCCGTTGTTGGCGACGAAGCTGGGGTGGCCCTCGATCATCGAGGTTTCTATGGTTTGGTAGTCAGCCAGCGCGAGTTCGGCGGCGGGCAGGCAAGGGCGCGTGTGCTTATAGGCGGCGCCGTGCAGCGTGCTGGCGATTTCATCCAGATAGATGGGTAGCCGGTCTTCCGGAATGCGCAGCTTGTCGCGGATCTCGATCACGAACTGCAGGGCGTCCAGGGGCACGGGCGCGCCGGCCGTGGTCTTGGCGATCGATTCCGTGCGGATGCGCCAGTGGCGCATGGCCATCAGTTGCGCGTCGTAGCGGTATTCGACCCGGCCGTCCGCGAGCGCGAGGCGATAGCGGTCGAAACCCGGCGTATCCGCAGGGCCCAGGCGTTCGGGCTGCAGCAGTCCCTCATGGGTGTATTCGGAGATGGCCTTGCGCACGAGCAGGCGGTTGACCTTGGCCCAGGCTTGCGGCTCCAGATGACTGGCGACCTGCGCAGGGTGGGGGGCGGCATGTGGGTTCATTGGGGCGGCTCCTGGTATCGGGTCTGTTCGAACTGTGCGCGTGTGCAGAACGCCAGGCTGGCGGTCTTTTCGCGGAAAGGGACCTGGCCGGCATAGGTAAATCCCATGGCCAGATTGAGCGCGTGGATCTTCGCGTTGTTCGCGTCGGGCTCGACCACGATGCGCCTGGCGTTCAGGCGGTCGAACATGAAGCGCATGACGAAGGCGAACACCTGCCGGCTGAAGTTGGGGATCCGCACACGAGGCGGACCGATGAAAAGATGCATGCCGAGGTCGCCGGGCCGGACCGTGTAGTGTTCGCCGACTTCGTCGCGGGCCGGGTCGTAGCATTCCACCAGAAAGGCCGGCTGTCCGTCATGGCTGCCTAGCCAGGCGCTGGCGTGCCCGCTGCCGCAAAGGGCCTCATAGAAGTCGCGCACCTGATCCTCGTTGTGCTGCTGCATGGACCAGAAGCGCGCGTAATCCATGGAAAACCATCGCCGCAGCAGCGCGGCGTCCGCGTCCGGAACCAGGGGGCGCAAGGCGAGCCCCGGGCCTTCGTCGTAGTGGTCGCGCGACTGGCGCACGACCTCGCCCAGAAAGGTGGCTGTCATCGTGAGCATGCTGACTCCCCTCGAGATCAGATGGTGGCGGCGCGATGGCCGTCCATCATGGGCATCGGTTCCGGCGCGCAGAGGCGATGCGCCAGTACGCCGTTTTCCGGCGGGCGGAAATCCTGCAGTGCGGTGCGGGGCTCGATGGCGTAGTGCTCCACGCCGGTCAGGTCGCGCAGTATCTGCGAGTTGCGGTAGCAGCAGAATCCCAGGTCGGGATTGGTGACGCCATGGCTGAGCAATCCCGTGTTCTGCACAAAGATTTCCGCGCCGGCATGGTCCACCGAGTAATTGCGGGCGATGCGGTAGCCGCCGTCTTCGTCCCAGGCGATGCGGTCGCTGATGGGGTTGACGCAGGCCGGGATGCGGGGGGCATAGCCGGTGGCCAGCACCAGGCCGTCCGTGACGTGCGTGAACGGCTGGCCGGTATCGACATGCATGAAGTCCAGGTGATAGCGGCCCGTGGCGCGCTCATGGCGGCTGGCGCGCAACTCCGCGCTCGTCAGAAGGGTGTAGCGGCGGTCGCCTGCGCGGATCTTTTCGTCCAGCAGGTCATATATCTGATTGATCAGGGACGCGTTGATGCCTTTGTATAGGCTGCTTTGCTGGCGCAGCATCTCGCGCCGCCGGGCTTCGGGCAGGTCGTGGAAATAGTCCGTGTAGTCGGGAGAGATCAGTTCCAGCGTGAGCTTGGTGTTCTCCATCTGGAAGAAGCGCGGAGAGCGGGTGATCCAAGCCAGGCTGTAAGCGTGCTTGTCGCTGTCTCGCAGCAGGTCATGGAACACCTCCGCGGCGCTCTGCCCGCTGCCGACAATGGTGATGCCGCGCTTGCGCTGCAACTGCGTCTTGTGGCGGAGGTAGTCGGCGCTGTGGATGTAGGGCGCGGCGCGCCGGTCGCAGCAGTCCGGCAATTGGGGCTGTGTGCCCAGGCCCAGCACCAGCTTGCGGCAGCGGATCATGAAGCGCTCGCCGTTGACGCCATGCTGGCCGGTCACGAGGTAGCTGCGGCTGTCCGGGTCGTGGAGCACGCTCTGGACGTCGTGATTGAAACGCAGGTTCGGCAGGCGGGCCGCTACCCATTTGCAATAGCGGTTGTACTCGGCGCGATTCAAGTAGTGGTTCTCGCGCATGTAGTAGGAATAGATGCGGCCGCTTTGCTTGCAGTAGTTCAGGTAGCTGTACTCGCTGCGCGGATCGGCCAGGCTCACAAGATCGGCCAGGAAGGGGTTCTGCAAAGTCGAGTCCTCGATCAGCATACCGGGGTGCCAATCGAACCCTGGCCTCTGGTCGAGAAACACGGCGCGTACACCGGATAGCGGCGCCGCCAGGCAGGCAAGACTCAGGTTGAACGGGCCTAGGCCTATGGCGGCGAAGTCATGGATTTCACGGTTCATGTGGATCTGCCTTTTGCCGGGGCGGCATTGCGTGAACATGATTCTCGTCTGGGGATGATTATCATTTTCAATATGGGCACTCTAGCAAATCGCGATTTGTTGCGGTGTCTTGCAAGTGAGTTGCAGGCGGCGCTCATATGCAGCGTGGCGTATCGCATAGGCGCAATCACCAGATTGGGATTTTTGGAATAAGTGCAGCTATTTTCAAATGTAGGCAGGATCAGATGGAAAAGCTGTTCTATGATTGATATCTACCCGCGGATAGTCGCGATATAGAAGTGAGTTTTTCTAAATTAAGGATGTTTATGGGCGCCGTGCTGCCACTGCTTGCGCTGCGAGCATTCACCGAAACCGGCCGCCTCGGCAGCCTGAAAGCTGCCGCCGAGGTGCTGGGTGTGACCCCGGGGGCGGTCAGCCAGCAGATACGCCTGCTGGAAGACCGGTTGGGGCTGGCGCTGTTCGTGCGCGAGCGTCACGGCGTGCGGCTGACGGAAGCGGGCGCACGCGCGTATCCGGGGCTGATGCGCGCCTTCGACCAGATCGAAAAATCGCTGGCGCTGCTCGAATCCCAGGCCGCCCAGCGGACCCTGACCGTCAGCACGGTGCCTTCGTTCGCCTCGTCCTGGCTGGTGCCGCGCATAGGCCGGTTTTCGGTTTTGCATCCGGACATCGAGGTGCGGGTGGAAGCCTCCTCGCAATTGGTCGATTTCAAGCGCGACCGCATCGACGTGGCGTTGCGGCACGGGCTGGGGCAGTACCCGGGGCTGTCGGCCTTCCGCTTGATGGCGCCGGTGCTGCTGCCCGTGGCCAGTCCGGCCTTGCTGGCGCAAGGCCCCGGCATCGAGCGGCCCGAGGACTGCTTGAAGTACCCGCTGCTGCAGGATTCCGACCGCGCGGACTGGCCTTTGTGGCTGCAGGCGCACGGCGTGGACGCGGGGCAGGAAGCGCAGCGCGGCCCCAGCTTCGAGGACGATCTGTTGCTGCTGCGGGCGGCTGCCACGGGGCAGGGCATCGCGCTGGTTCAGGACACGCATGCGCGCGAAGATATCGAATCGGGCCGGCTGGCCATTGCCCTGGACCAGCCCTGGCCCGCGCGCTTCGCGTATTACGTAGTCAGCCGGCCGGATGCGCTGCTGCGGCCGGAAGTGCAGGCGTTCATCGACTGGGTGAAGGCGGAAGCGGCAGCGATGCAGCAGGCGCCGCAGACGCTTGCGGCGAGCTGAGTGAGTTGCCGGGCAGCGGCGTGTCCCAACCGCCGCCTAAGGCGCGGATCAGCCTTACGGTGGTCCGCGCCTGATCTCCATCCAACCTGGCCGAGGCCAACTGCTGCTGCAGCAGGCTGCGGTCCGCATCGATGACGTCAAGCTGGGTGTGCGTGCCGGTTTCGTATTGCAGCCGGGACAGCTCGGCCGAACGTTGCGCAGCCAGCCGCGCGCGGTCCTGCGCGGTCTGTTGGGCCGCCATGATGCGCAGATGCATCAGATTGTCCTCGACCTCCCTGAACGCGTTGAGCAGCGTTTCCCGGTAGCGCGCCGTTTCTTCGTCATGCGCGGCCCGGGCGGCATCGAGATCCGCCTGGCGGGCGCCGCCGTCCAGGATGGGCAGCGATAGCGCGGTACCCAGGAAGGGGCCCAGCAGAAAGGTCCGGCTGGACCATTGGAACAGCTGGCTCAGGCTGGATGATTCGAAGCCGGCCGCACCGGTCAGTTCCAGCCTCGGGAAGAAGGCGGCGCGGGCCGCGCCGATGCGGGCGTTGGCGGCGGCCATGGCGCGTTCGGCCGCGGCAATGTCCGGACGGCGCTCAAGCAGTTCCGAAGGCAAGCCCGGTGGAACGGCCAACTCGATGCGGCGCAGCGGCTCAGGCGGCAGGGAGAAATCGGCCGGGGCCTTGCCCAGCAGGATTGCCAGCGCGTGTTCGGCGCTGGCGCGCTGGCGTTGCGCGCCCAAGGCATCGGCGCGCGCCGCTTCAAGTTCGCCGCGGGCGCGCTCGAGTTCCAGCTCACCGCCGTCGCCCGCCTCGAGGCGCATCTGGCTCAACGCAAAGCCGCGTTCGCGCAAGGCCAGCGTTTGCTGATAGATCTGGTGCTGGGTATCCAGCTCCCGGATCAGGAAGTAGGTGTCGGCGACGTCGGCCTGCAAGGCCAGCAGTGTCAGCCGGTACAGCGCGCCGCTGCGAGCCTGTTCCGCTGATGCCGCGCCTATGGTCGAGGAAACGCGGCCGAACAGATCGGCCTCATACGCCACCGCGGCGTCGGCCCGCCACAGCGTCGTGGTGGAAGCCGGCCCGTTGTCGCGTCCGCTGTACGAAGCTGGAGACTCCCGCTGGCGGGTCGGCCCGAAGCCCGCGTCCAGCCGGGGAAACAGCGCCGAGCGAGCCTGCCGATGCTGGGCGCGCGACTGCTGCAAGCGCGCGTAGGCGGCGTGCAGCGTCGGATTGGCGTCCTGCGCGGCGGTCTGCAATGCGTTCAGGGCCGGATCCTGGAACAGGGTCCACCAGGCGCCGCGCAGCGCGTCGTCGGCCGGCCGGGCGGTGGACCAGGCTCCCGTCGGTTCTGCCTGCGCCTGCTTGTAGGCGGGCGGGATGGGCCCGGAGTCGGGCGCGTGCGCCGGACGTAGCGCGCATCCGGCCAGCGCCAGCGTCAGCAGCGTCAGCCCGAAGCGCAGGGCGCGATGATTCAATGCGTAGGTCATGTTATGGGTTTCCTTGCAAGGCGGAAGCTTGAACCGCGTCGCGGGCCGGTCCGGCTGGCGCGCGGGCTGCGACCAGATTGCGTCCGAAGCGCGCGTAGACGGCAGGCAGCACGAATAGCGTGAACAGGGTGCCCACCAGCAAGCCGGCCACCAGCACCGTGGCGATCGCGCGCTGGCTGCCCGCGCCGGCGCCGCTGGCGAACAGCAGCGGCATCAGGCCGCCGACCATGGCGGCCGTGGTCATCAGGATGGGGCGGATGCGGGTGGCGGCGGCCGCGCGCACGGCCTGGACGCGGTCCAGCCCCCTGAGCCGCTGCTCAACATTGGCGAACTCCACGATCAGGATGCCGTGCTTGGTGATCAGGCCGATCAGCGTCACCAGCCCGATCTGGGTGTAGATGTTGAGCGTGGCGTAGCCGAAGAACATGGCGGCCAGCGCGCCGCAGGCGGCAAGCGGCACCGTGGTGAGGATCAGCAGCGGATCGCGGGCGCTCTCGAACTGGGCCGCCAGCACCAGAAATATGAAGGCCAGCGCAAAGGCGAAGGTCAGGGCAAAGCCGCCTTGTTCCTGCAGATACTGCCGGGATTCGCCCAGGAAGCTGGTCTGGAATCCCGCCGGCAGACTGGCGGCTTCGGCCTGCAGGAAGGCGACCGCCTGGCCCAGTGGCACACCGGGCGCGGGGATCGCGACCAGCGTGGCGCTGTTCAGCTGATTGAACTGCGTGAGGGCATTGGCCTCGACGCCTTTCTCCAGCGAGACCACGGTGGACAGCGGCACCTGTCCGCCGGTAGCGGTCCTGACATGGAACAGGTCCAGGGACTCGGCGTTCAGGCGCAGGTTGCGCGGCGCCTGGGGGATCACGTCGTAGGAGCGGCCCTGGGCGCCGAAGCGATTGACATAGGACTCGCCGACCAGACGCGCCAGGGTGTCGCCGATCTCTTTCATGCTCAGGCCCAGGTCGTGCGCCTTGGCGCGGTCGATCCGCACCAGCGTGGTCGGGTTGCTGAAGGTCAGGTCGGAATCCACGAAGGCGAATTGGCCGCTGGCGCGCGCCGCGGTTTTCAACTTGTCCATCGCGTCGTGGACCGCCCGATGGCCGGCCGGGGACGACAGCACGAACTGCACGGGAAAGCCGCCGACGGAGCCGGGCAGGGGCGGCGGCAGGAAGGCGGAGCCCGCAATGCCTTCGATGCCCGGCAAGGCCGCCTGCAGATCAGCCATGATGGCTTCGGCGCTGCGGTCCCGCGTTTCCCACGGGCTCAGCATGACGCCAGCCCAGCCTTTGTTGAGCGCGCCGCCCGCGCCGGACACCATATAGACGGTAGCGGCTTCCGGCAGGGCGAGCAGCGCGGCCTCGACCCGTTTGGCCTCGGCCTCCAGGAATTCCAGGCTGCTGGCTTGGGGGCCTTTCATGTCGACGATGATTTCCCCCTGGTCTTCCGCGGGGGCGAGTTCCGACTGCAAGCCGTTGAACAGGACGGGCAGGCTGAGCAGTACGCCAGCGCCGGCCAGCAGCACCGGCCGCGTGTCGCGCAGCATGCGCGCCAGCGCGCGCTCATAGACGCCCACCAGCTTGGCGGTCGCATGTTCCACCGCCCGCGCGTAGCGGCTGGGCGCCTGCTGGCGCATCAGCCTGGAGGCCACCATGGGAGACACGGTCAGCGCCACCATGGCGGACACCATCACAGCCGCGGCCAGCGTGAAGGCGAATTCGCTGAACAGCGCGCCCGTCAGGCCGCCGATCAGGCCCAGCGGGGCGTAGACCGCAACCAGCACCGCGGCCATCGTCAGCACGGGCCCAACGATTTCGCGCGCGCCGTTCAGTGCGGCATCCAGCGGCGATTCGCCTTCTTCCATGCGGCGATGGACGTTTTCCACCACGACGATCGCGTCGTCCACCACCAGGCCGATGGCCAGGACCATGGCCAGCAGGGTCAGCAGGTTCAGACTGAAGCCGAGCGCCAGCATGGCCGCCGCCGCGCCCAGCAGCGACAGCGGAATGCTCAGCACCGGCACGGCCACCGCGCGCAGCGAGCCGAGGAAGATGAAGATCACGAGCACCACTTCCAGGCTGGCAATGCCGAACTTGCCCAGCACATTGCCGATCGCGGCGTCGATGAAGACGGTGACGTCATACGGAATCGCCATTTTTGCGCCGTCGGGCAGGTCCAATCCGGCCAGAATCCGGCGGACCTCGCGGGAAATATCTAGCGGATTGCCGCCGGGCGTTGCCATCACTTCCAGGTACGCGGCGGGTTCGCCGTTCATGCCCGCGACCTGGTTGCGGCTTTGCGCGCCGATCTCGACGGTGGCGATGTCTTCCATCCGCACCAGGCTGGGGCCGCGCTTGACGACCAGTTCGCGAAAGCCCTGGGCGCTATCCAGGCTGGTGTCGGCGCGCACGTTCGTCACCACGAGCGCGTCGCGCAGTTGGCCGGGCGCGGCCTGGTAGTTGTTGTCCCGGATCGCGGATTCGACATCAGCGGCCGTGATGCCGTGGGCGCCCATGCGCAGCGGGTCGAGCCAGATGCGCATCGACAGCGCCTGTCCGCCCAGCACGTTCACGGCGGCCACGCCGTCGACCGTGCTCAGCATGGGCTTGGCCACGCGCATCAGGTAGTCCGTGATGCCCGTCAGGGGCTGGCCGGCGGGCGCGGTGAATCCGGCATAGACCACCCCGATGGCGCCGGGAGACTGCCGCACGACCACCGGGTCGTAGGCGCCCTCTGGCAGCAGATAGCGCACTTCGTTGACCTTGGTCAGGACCTCGGTCAGCGCGGTGTCGGAGTTCGCGTTCAGGCGCAGGTAGGCGTTGATGGTGCTGCGCCCTTGTTCGGACGATGAGGTCAGGTATTCCACGCCTTGCGTGGTGGCGACGGCCTGCGCCAGCGTGGCGGTGACAAAGCCCTGCATCAGGTCCGCGGACGCGCCCGGATATTCGGTGGTGACGGTGACCACGGCGCTTTCGATGCGCGGATACTGGCGCAGCGGCAGGTCCAGCAGCGCGCGCAGGCCGACCAGGGCGATCAGCAGGGCGAACGCGGTGGTGAGGACAGGGCGGCGGATGAAGAAGTCGGTGAATGACATGGCGTCTTACTCTCCCGCCAGGCGCGGACGGACGGCGGCGCCGTCGTGCAGGTTGATCTGGCCAGCGATGACCACCAGATCGCCGTCGCGCAGATCCGTATCCGACAGCGCGACCTGGCCGTCCCGGGTTGCGCCGGTCTGCACGGACACGAGCCGGACGCGCGCTGGGTCGTCATTGCGCATGGCGTAGACCGTCTCGCCAGACAGGGTGCTTTGAACGGCTTCGGCCGGCACGGTGAGCGTGGCGGTGTCGGCCGGCAGCGATACGCTGACCCGGGCATACGCGCCGGGCCATAGGCGGCCAGCCGCGTCCGGCGCCAGCGTGGCACGGACCCTCAGCGCGCGGCTGCCGGCGTCGATCTGTGGATCGATCGCGGAGACTTTGCCCGCCAGCGGAGCCTGTCCGCCGCCGTCGCTGGCGACAGACACGTCCAGTCCCAGCCGCAATGCGGCGGCGTGCCGGTCCGGCAGGGTGAAATCCACATGCAGCAGGCGGGTGTCGGTCAGGGTGGCGATGGGCGTGCCCGCCTCGACGTACTGGCCCAGATTGATCAGCCGCAGCCCCAGCGTGCCCGCGAACGGCGCGCGCACCAGGCGCTGGGCCAGGTCTTCTTCTCCCTGTGCGACCTGGGCCCTGGTTTCGGCGTGCAGCGCCGCGTGCTGTTCGTACTCGGCGCGCGACAGGGTTTGTCCGAGCAGGCGCTTGGCGCGGTCCAGGTTGGCCTGGGCCAGCGCGGCCGATGCGCGATGCCGCTCGAGCTCGCGGCGCACCGGGCCATCGTTGATCTGCACCAGCGGCAATCCTGCCGCGACCTGCTGGCCGCTGGCGAAATGGATGGCGGTGACGCGCCCCGCGACCTCGGGCGCCACCAGCACTTGCTGGTCCGCCACGACGGTGCCGATCGCCTGCAAGGCGGCGGACAGCGTTCCGACCCGGGCGGGTGCCACCAGTACAGGAACGGGTGCGGCGTCATCTGCCGACGCGGCTTGGGCGGCGGCTGCGGCCTTGCGTTGCGTGTCGTAGAGGTAGAGGCCGCCAATGGCGGCAAGAACGAGCGTGGCGGTCAGGGCCAGTTTGCGGCGGGCAGTGCGCGGCGGCGCTGGGTTCGGGATCTGAGACATGAGGCCCATACGTAGAGTCAATGTAGCTGCGCTAAATGCGCAGATGGCAAGACTCGCAATGGTAGGGAGGCAGTCTCCCTTGGGGAAACGATAAGTTCTCCGTTATGGATTTAGTTTTTCTCATCTCTTTGCGGAATGGCGGGCGCGCCTGCATGCCGGCGTTTGCGCAGTTGCGGTCTAAGATCCGTACCCATGCCGATCCGTAACTCCGAACCGCGCCCGCTGCTCACGCTGCGCGGCCTGTATAGCGAACGCCTTTCCCCCGTAAGCCTGGACCTGGCCCCGGGCGAATGCGCGGCAATCATGGGCCCTTCGGGCTCAGGCAAATCCCTGCTGCTGCGACAGGTGGCCGATCTCGATCCCGGACATGGCGTAGCCTTGCTCGACGGCAGGCCGCGCTCGGGCATGCGGGGCCACGAATGGCGCCGCCAGGTCATCTATTGCCAGGCCGAGGCCGGCTGGTGGGACGACCGGGTCGCGCCGCATTTCACGGACCGCGCGCGGGCCTTGGCCATCATGGAGCGCCTGGGACTGTCGGCGGACAAGCTGGACGCGCTGGTGCACGAGCTGTCCACTGGCGAACGCCAGCGCCTGGGCCTGGTCCGCGCCTTGGCGCAGGAGCCGCGCGTGCTGTTGCTGGACGAGCCCACGGCGGCGTTGGACCAGACGGCTACGGACCGGGTCGAAGAGGAATTGCGGCGCTACCTGGGCAGTGGGGCCGCGGTATTGATGGTGACCCACAGTCCGGCCCAGGCCGAGCGCATGGCGCGCCGTTCCTGGCGCATGGAGCAAGGCAGGATGGAGCCGCTATGGACGTGATCAAGCTGCAGGCCACGGATCTGGCCATCGCTTCCTTGCTGGTGCTGCTGAGCGCCGGCATTTCCTTCGCCCTGCGGCTGAACCTGCAACGCCAGGTGCTGTGGGCGGCGCTGCGCACGGTGGTGCAGCTGCTGCTGGTCGGCCATATCCTGCGCATCGTGTTCGCGCACGCGGCGCCCTGGCTGACGGCGCTGGTGGTGGCGGTGATGATGGCGCTGGCGGCCAGGGAGGTTGCTGCGCGACCCAAGGCCCGGCTGACGCAGCGCGGCAACGGCTGGGTGGGCGCGATGGCGGTGGCGGGGACCACGGTTATCACGGTGCTGTTCATCCTGAATACGGCGCTGCGCCCGGAGCCCTGGTACGACCCGCGCTACACCATCGCCCTGATCGGCATCGTGCTGGGCAGCGTACTCAACGCCGCCAGCCTGGCGTTGGACGGCGTGTTGTCGGGCGCACGGCGGGAGAAGCTGGCGATCGAGGCGCGGCTGGCCCTGGGGGCGACCGCGCACGAGGCGTTTTCGTCCCTGCTGCGCGAGTCCGTGCGGCGCGGCATCGTGCCCAGCATCAACCAGATGTCGGCGGCCGGCATCATCACGCTGCCGGGCATCATGACCGGCCAGATCATTGCCGGCATGGATCCGATAGAGGCCGCGAAGTACCAGATCCTGCTGATGTTCCTGCTGTGCGGCGCCAGCGCCATGGCGGCGATGGCGGCGGCTTACGGCGCGATGCGCCGGCTGACGGATGAGCGCGGGAGGCTCAGGCTGGACCGGCTGCATCCGGGATAGCCATTCCAGGCGCTTTTTTCCGGAAATTTCATGAAAGCTTGACGCGCGCTTGGCGATACTGCGCGCAATCTTGCATTTTCCTGAACTCTTTCCGGACTTCCATGCCGCCTGTGCCCAGTGCCGCAGTACCCCCGCAGCGCCTTGCTTCCTTTCCGCGCCGCCTCCCGACGCCTGCCATGCGGGAGCGCCGGGCATGAGCGCGTCCATGGCAACTTCCATGAGCCTGCCGGCGCGGCGCACGGCCTGGCCTGGGTGGCTGGTGCTGGCGTGTCTGGCCTTGTGGCTGGGCGCGCTGGCCTGGGCGCGCTGGCTGACCTTGCCCGACGAGGGCCGCTATGCCGGCGTCGCCTGGGAAATGCTGCGCAGCGGCTCACCCATGGTGCCGCTGCTTGACGGCATGCCGTACTTCCACAAGCCGCCGCTGTACTACTGGCTGGCCCAGATCAGCTACGTGCTGTTCGGTGTGAATGAATTCAGTGCGCGGCTGCCGTCGCTGCTGGGCGCCTGGAGCGCGGGCGCGGGACTTTATGCCTTCGTGTCGCGCTACCGCAATGCCGCGCAGGCGCGCTGGGCGGTAGTTATCCTGGGCTTGATGCCGTTGTTCTTCGGCGCGGCCCAGTTCGCCAACATGGATATGCTGGTGGCCAGCATGATCACGCTGTGCGTGCTGGCCGCGGCCGATACCGCCTTGCGGCGTGCCGCCGGACGGCCGTTCCGCGCCATGTCGGTGGCCACGGGCGTGCTGGCGGCGCTGGCGGTGCTGGCCAAGGGGCTGATCGGGCTGGCCTTGCCGGGCGCCATCGTGCTGGCGTGGCTGCTGTTGCGCCGCGATTGGCCGGGCGTGCGCGCCTTGCTGTGGGCGCCGGCCTTGCTGGCCTTCGCGGCGGTTGCGGTGCCGTGGTTCTGGCTGATGGAACTGCGCTATCCGGGCTTCTATCAGTACTTCTTCGTCTACCAGCAGTTCGAACGCTTTTCGCAGGGCGGCTTCAACAACGCGCAGCCGGTCTGGTTCTACCTGCCTATCGTGGCGGGGCTGGCGCTGCCGTGGTCGATCTGGGCGGTATCGGTCTTCAAGCCGGCGTACTGGCGCGAGTCCGACCCGCAAGGCCTGCGGCGCCTGGCGGCGATCTGGATCGCGGTCGTGATCGTGTTCTTTTCGATTCCGCATTCCAAGCTCATCGGCTATGTGTTGCCAGTGTTCCCGCCGTTGGCTTTTTTGATCAGCGAACGGCTGGCGCCCGCATGGGTAGCCGGCAAGCGGCGTGGCGCCTGGATCGCCGCCGGGGCGGCTGTCGTCATCTGCCTGGCCGCGATCATCGTCGCCGCGTCGAATCCGCGCGGCAGCGCGGGGCCGCTGGCGGCGGATCTGCGTAAGGAAATGCAGCCGCAGGACATCCACATGGCGCTGCATACCTTGCCCTTCGACCTGGGTTTCTATACCCAGGCCCGGGAGCCCGCCTG encodes:
- a CDS encoding efflux transporter outer membrane subunit gives rise to the protein MTYALNHRALRFGLTLLTLALAGCALRPAHAPDSGPIPPAYKQAQAEPTGAWSTARPADDALRGAWWTLFQDPALNALQTAAQDANPTLHAAYARLQQSRAQHRQARSALFPRLDAGFGPTRQRESPASYSGRDNGPASTTTLWRADAAVAYEADLFGRVSSTIGAASAEQARSGALYRLTLLALQADVADTYFLIRELDTQHQIYQQTLALRERGFALSQMRLEAGDGGELELERARGELEAARADALGAQRQRASAEHALAILLGKAPADFSLPPEPLRRIELAVPPGLPSELLERRPDIAAAERAMAAANARIGAARAAFFPRLELTGAAGFESSSLSQLFQWSSRTFLLGPFLGTALSLPILDGGARQADLDAARAAHDEETARYRETLLNAFREVEDNLMHLRIMAAQQTAQDRARLAAQRSAELSRLQYETGTHTQLDVIDADRSLLQQQLASARLDGDQARTTVRLIRALGGGWDTPLPGNSLSSPQASAAPAASLPLPPSPSR
- a CDS encoding efflux RND transporter permease subunit, with protein sequence MSFTDFFIRRPVLTTAFALLIALVGLRALLDLPLRQYPRIESAVVTVTTEYPGASADLMQGFVTATLAQAVATTQGVEYLTSSSEQGRSTINAYLRLNANSDTALTEVLTKVNEVRYLLPEGAYDPVVVRQSPGAIGVVYAGFTAPAGQPLTGITDYLMRVAKPMLSTVDGVAAVNVLGGQALSMRIWLDPLRMGAHGITAADVESAIRDNNYQAAPGQLRDALVVTNVRADTSLDSAQGFRELVVKRGPSLVRMEDIATVEIGAQSRNQVAGMNGEPAAYLEVMATPGGNPLDISREVRRILAGLDLPDGAKMAIPYDVTVFIDAAIGNVLGKFGIASLEVVLVIFIFLGSLRAVAVPVLSIPLSLLGAAAAMLALGFSLNLLTLLAMVLAIGLVVDDAIVVVENVHRRMEEGESPLDAALNGAREIVGPVLTMAAVLVAVYAPLGLIGGLTGALFSEFAFTLAAAVMVSAMVALTVSPMVASRLMRQQAPSRYARAVEHATAKLVGVYERALARMLRDTRPVLLAGAGVLLSLPVLFNGLQSELAPAEDQGEIIVDMKGPQASSLEFLEAEAKRVEAALLALPEAATVYMVSGAGGALNKGWAGVMLSPWETRDRSAEAIMADLQAALPGIEGIAGSAFLPPPLPGSVGGFPVQFVLSSPAGHRAVHDAMDKLKTAARASGQFAFVDSDLTFSNPTTLVRIDRAKAHDLGLSMKEIGDTLARLVGESYVNRFGAQGRSYDVIPQAPRNLRLNAESLDLFHVRTATGGQVPLSTVVSLEKGVEANALTQFNQLNSATLVAIPAPGVPLGQAVAFLQAEAASLPAGFQTSFLGESRQYLQEQGGFALTFAFALAFIFLVLAAQFESARDPLLILTTVPLAACGALAAMFFGYATLNIYTQIGLVTLIGLITKHGILIVEFANVEQRLRGLDRVQAVRAAAATRIRPILMTTAAMVGGLMPLLFASGAGAGSQRAIATVLVAGLLVGTLFTLFVLPAVYARFGRNLVAARAPAGPARDAVQASALQGNP
- a CDS encoding efflux RND transporter periplasmic adaptor subunit gives rise to the protein MSQIPNPAPPRTARRKLALTATLVLAAIGGLYLYDTQRKAAAAAQAASADDAAPVPVLVAPARVGTLSAALQAIGTVVADQQVLVAPEVAGRVTAIHFASGQQVAAGLPLVQINDGPVRRELERHRASAALAQANLDRAKRLLGQTLSRAEYEQHAALHAETRAQVAQGEEDLAQRLVRAPFAGTLGLRLINLGQYVEAGTPIATLTDTRLLHVDFTLPDRHAAALRLGLDVSVASDGGGQAPLAGKVSAIDPQIDAGSRALRVRATLAPDAAGRLWPGAYARVSVSLPADTATLTVPAEAVQSTLSGETVYAMRNDDPARVRLVSVQTGATRDGQVALSDTDLRDGDLVVIAGQINLHDGAAVRPRLAGE